A single Saccharolobus shibatae B12 DNA region contains:
- the nrfD gene encoding NrfD/PsrC family molybdoenzyme membrane anchor subunit — protein sequence MNKFLLAWTIIFIIIGGGILLYGMSFNPMSWANGLVTFTEPNGEPIPWGLLVIGYMFFGVIGTGVSTYNSLYELFNKNHPEKNPFKNISLRNEWIALAVLIPGWIMVFASTYKPGEAIYIYTSFRDTSRIAWNGVLYALVGIGIILEILALIGEKRREYKDPISRLLAWLSSKSVLILIVGYAILMELILDANLGSVFGYLSTWVYEFGPFMSMLFVILSFYSGIAMLSFMTPLYSRFRKVKEDPNGLSIHDVYKILGRDGVLATIAVGFSLLWWLWLTATNQQTSPWAELMISGPYSVVFLIGGVLVGVIIPIILYGVAYKKGSGHMLVTSSIFTLLGMFSIITIADIIPQSITWYYSVSPISPSNSNWVYELRSVFNNGPSWTFLPFNISFYDIVFFIGSVLLLLGIYTLGVILLPLEEDEKARHLIFK from the coding sequence ATGAATAAATTCCTATTAGCTTGGACTATAATATTCATAATAATTGGAGGAGGGATATTACTTTATGGTATGAGCTTTAATCCCATGTCATGGGCTAATGGCCTAGTGACATTTACTGAGCCTAATGGCGAGCCAATACCTTGGGGACTTTTAGTAATTGGCTATATGTTTTTCGGAGTTATAGGTACTGGCGTTAGCACTTACAATTCGCTATATGAACTATTTAATAAGAATCATCCAGAAAAGAATCCGTTTAAGAATATCTCATTAAGAAATGAGTGGATAGCACTAGCTGTACTAATACCGGGTTGGATTATGGTCTTTGCATCAACTTATAAGCCTGGAGAAGCTATCTATATTTACACGAGCTTTAGAGATACCTCAAGAATAGCTTGGAACGGTGTACTGTACGCACTTGTGGGTATTGGTATAATTCTAGAAATACTAGCCCTAATAGGGGAGAAGAGAAGGGAATATAAGGACCCTATTAGCAGACTCTTGGCTTGGCTATCATCTAAATCAGTATTGATATTAATAGTTGGTTATGCAATACTAATGGAGTTAATATTGGATGCGAACTTAGGCTCAGTGTTCGGTTACTTATCAACATGGGTCTACGAATTCGGTCCATTCATGTCGATGCTATTCGTCATATTATCATTCTATTCAGGTATTGCGATGCTATCATTTATGACTCCATTATATAGTAGATTTAGAAAAGTTAAAGAAGATCCAAATGGTTTGAGTATACATGACGTGTATAAAATACTAGGAAGAGACGGTGTATTAGCTACGATAGCAGTAGGTTTCTCACTACTGTGGTGGTTATGGTTAACAGCAACGAATCAGCAAACTTCACCTTGGGCAGAGCTTATGATTTCTGGGCCATATAGTGTAGTCTTTCTAATAGGTGGAGTACTAGTTGGTGTGATAATTCCAATAATCCTTTACGGGGTTGCATATAAGAAGGGAAGTGGCCATATGTTAGTAACATCTTCGATATTCACATTGCTTGGAATGTTCTCGATAATTACGATTGCTGATATTATACCTCAATCAATAACGTGGTATTATTCAGTCTCACCAATATCTCCATCAAATTCCAACTGGGTTTACGAATTGCGCAGTGTTTTCAATAACGGTCCATCGTGGACATTCCTACCATTCAATATATCGTTCTACGATATAGTATTCTTCATTGGCTCAGTACTACTATTACTTGGGATTTACACATTGGGCGTAATATTATTACC